The following are encoded together in the Flavobacterium sp. TR2 genome:
- a CDS encoding DUF3810 domain-containing protein, which yields MKSKYVLPLFLIVQIIFYKILPFFPDFVEGFYSKNLFVRISQFSRTVFGKIPFSIGDIIYALLIISIISWFWKIRKTWKTDWKDHLLKILGKISVFYFFFHLLWAFNYYRKPLFEKMEIKREYTDADLLAFTKRLISKTNEVQFQITKNDSAKVVFPYSQKESFRLILNGYDNLAKEHPYFKYKTLSVKKSLFSVPLTYMGFGGYLNPFTNEAQINYLLPMYNFPLTTSHEMAHQIGFASESECNFIGVLASVKNENLYYQYSGYSFTLSYCLGIWKYKNEKIFNQLKKTVHVGILKNYQESQDFWKKYDTFIDEGFHFLWDNFLKTNNQKDGMESYSKFIDLTINYYKTRQL from the coding sequence GTGAAATCAAAATACGTTTTACCTTTATTTCTAATAGTTCAGATTATTTTTTATAAAATTCTACCCTTCTTTCCAGATTTTGTGGAGGGTTTTTACAGCAAAAATTTATTCGTTAGAATTTCACAATTTTCAAGAACAGTTTTTGGAAAAATTCCGTTTTCTATAGGCGACATTATTTATGCTCTTCTCATAATTTCTATAATTAGTTGGTTTTGGAAAATCAGAAAAACTTGGAAAACAGATTGGAAAGATCATCTTTTAAAAATCTTAGGCAAGATCTCCGTTTTTTATTTTTTCTTTCATCTGCTTTGGGCTTTCAATTATTACCGAAAACCTCTTTTTGAGAAAATGGAAATAAAAAGAGAATATACAGATGCTGATCTTTTAGCCTTTACTAAAAGATTAATTTCAAAGACAAATGAAGTTCAGTTTCAAATCACAAAAAATGATAGCGCTAAAGTTGTTTTTCCGTATTCTCAAAAAGAATCATTTCGACTGATTTTAAATGGCTATGATAATTTAGCAAAAGAACATCCTTATTTCAAGTATAAAACTTTAAGCGTAAAGAAATCATTATTCAGCGTTCCGTTGACTTATATGGGCTTTGGCGGCTATTTAAACCCTTTTACAAACGAAGCTCAGATTAATTATTTACTGCCAATGTATAATTTCCCTTTGACGACATCTCATGAAATGGCGCATCAGATTGGCTTTGCCAGTGAGAGCGAATGTAATTTTATCGGCGTATTAGCTTCTGTCAAAAACGAAAATCTTTATTATCAATATTCAGGATACAGTTTTACTTTAAGTTATTGTTTGGGAATTTGGAAATATAAAAATGAAAAAATATTTAACCAGCTGAAGAAAACTGTTCACGTCGGAATTTTAAAAAACTATCAGGAGAGTCAGGATTTTTGGAAAAAATATGACACTTTTATAGATGAAGGCTTTCACTTTTTATGGGATAACTTTTTAAAAACAAATAACCAGAAAGATGGAATGGAAAGTTATAGCAAGTTCATCGATTTAACAATTAATTACTACAAAACAAGACAATTATAA
- a CDS encoding RNA polymerase sigma factor has product MSENLEQSFVAQLQANQNIIHKICRLYTAGEDAHKDLFQEITIQLWKAYPKFRGDSKFSTWTYRVALNTAITLYRKTKRTISTVDYENHQHFVKDVDYNYEEEEQIKLMYKAVYQLNDIEKALVFMYLEDKDYQEIAETLGISEVNARVKMNRIKGKLKKILNP; this is encoded by the coding sequence ATGAGCGAAAATCTAGAACAGTCATTTGTTGCGCAGCTGCAGGCAAATCAGAATATAATCCACAAGATTTGTAGATTATATACTGCTGGCGAAGACGCTCATAAAGATCTGTTTCAAGAGATTACCATTCAGCTCTGGAAGGCTTATCCAAAATTTAGAGGCGACAGTAAATTTTCAACTTGGACGTACCGTGTTGCCTTAAACACAGCGATTACCTTATATCGCAAAACCAAAAGAACTATTTCGACAGTAGATTATGAAAACCATCAGCATTTTGTAAAAGATGTTGACTACAATTATGAAGAAGAGGAACAGATTAAGCTGATGTACAAAGCAGTTTATCAATTAAATGACATCGAAAAGGCATTAGTTTTTATGTATTTAGAAGACAAAGATTATCAAGAAATAGCTGAAACCCTAGGAATCAGCGAAGTGAATGCGCGCGTGAAAATGAACAGAATCAAGGGGAAACTTAAAAAAATACTAAATCCTTAA
- a CDS encoding DEAD/DEAH box helicase, giving the protein MNKFEQLGLNESLLKAILDLGFENPSEVQEKAIPLLLEKDTDMVALAQTGTGKTAAFGFPLIQKIDADNRNTQALVLSPTRELCLQITNELKNYSKYEKGINVVAVYGGASITEQAREIKRGAQIIVATPGRMQDMINRGLVNIKNIDYCVLDEADEMLNMGFYDDICSILADTPDEKSTWLFSATMPQEVARIAKQFMHDPAEITVGAKNSGSSTVSHEFYLVNARDRYEALKRLADANPDIFSVVFCRTKRDTQAIAEKLIEDGYSAAALHGDLSQAQRDGVMKSFRGRQIQMLVATDVAARGIDVDNVTHVVNYQLPDEIETYNHRSGRTGRAGKLGTSIVIVTKSELRKISSIERIIKQKFEEKTIPSGIEICEIQLLHLANKIKDTEVDHEIDNYLPAINNVLEDLSKEELIKKMVSVEFNRFIAYYKKNRDISVSGGERRERGDSEPREFSNNGAVRYFVNIGSRDNFDWMSLKDYLKETLDLGRDDIFKVDVKEGFSFFNTDPQHTDKVMDVLNNVQLEGRRINVEISKNDGGGRRDHNNRGGRRDSGRRDGNFAPRREGGFRSERNSSRDGGSREGGFRSDRSSSSRREGGFRSSAPRNEGGSDRAPRRSENFGDSSRPRRSRRD; this is encoded by the coding sequence ATGAATAAATTTGAACAATTAGGATTGAATGAATCGTTACTGAAGGCGATTTTAGATCTAGGATTTGAAAATCCGTCAGAGGTACAGGAAAAGGCGATTCCCCTATTATTGGAAAAAGACACGGATATGGTTGCGTTGGCTCAAACAGGGACAGGGAAAACGGCAGCTTTCGGTTTTCCGCTAATTCAAAAAATTGATGCCGACAACAGAAATACACAAGCATTAGTTTTATCGCCAACACGCGAGTTATGTTTACAGATTACTAACGAACTTAAAAACTACTCAAAATACGAAAAAGGTATTAATGTGGTAGCAGTTTACGGAGGAGCTAGTATAACAGAACAAGCAAGAGAAATAAAGAGAGGTGCACAAATCATTGTGGCAACTCCAGGAAGAATGCAAGACATGATTAACAGAGGTTTGGTTAACATTAAAAACATAGATTACTGTGTTTTAGATGAGGCTGACGAAATGTTAAACATGGGATTTTATGATGATATCTGCTCTATTTTAGCAGATACTCCAGACGAAAAAAGCACATGGTTATTCTCTGCAACTATGCCGCAAGAAGTGGCTAGAATTGCAAAACAATTTATGCATGACCCAGCAGAAATTACTGTTGGAGCAAAAAACTCAGGTTCATCTACGGTTTCTCACGAATTTTATTTAGTAAATGCTCGTGACCGTTATGAAGCCTTAAAACGTTTAGCAGATGCTAATCCAGACATTTTCTCAGTAGTTTTCTGTCGTACAAAAAGAGACACACAAGCTATTGCAGAGAAGTTAATCGAAGATGGATATAGCGCCGCTGCGTTACACGGAGATTTATCTCAAGCACAGCGTGATGGTGTAATGAAATCATTCCGCGGAAGACAAATTCAGATGCTTGTTGCTACTGACGTTGCTGCGCGTGGTATTGACGTTGACAATGTAACTCACGTTGTAAACTATCAATTGCCTGATGAAATCGAAACGTACAACCACCGTTCTGGACGTACTGGTAGAGCTGGAAAATTAGGAACTTCTATTGTTATTGTAACAAAAAGCGAGTTGCGTAAAATTTCTTCTATCGAAAGAATCATCAAACAAAAATTCGAAGAAAAAACAATTCCATCTGGAATCGAAATCTGCGAAATTCAGTTACTGCACTTAGCAAACAAAATTAAAGACACTGAGGTTGACCACGAAATTGACAACTATTTGCCCGCAATCAACAATGTTCTTGAAGATTTATCTAAAGAAGAATTGATTAAGAAAATGGTTTCAGTAGAATTCAACCGTTTCATCGCTTACTATAAAAAGAACAGAGATATTTCTGTTTCTGGTGGCGAAAGACGTGAAAGAGGTGATTCTGAACCAAGAGAATTCAGCAATAATGGAGCAGTTCGTTATTTCGTGAACATTGGTTCTAGAGACAACTTTGACTGGATGTCATTAAAAGATTACTTAAAAGAAACATTAGATTTAGGTCGTGATGATATCTTTAAAGTAGATGTAAAAGAAGGATTTTCTTTCTTCAACACTGATCCGCAGCATACAGACAAGGTAATGGATGTTTTAAACAACGTTCAATTAGAAGGTCGCCGCATCAATGTTGAGATTTCTAAAAATGACGGAGGAGGAAGACGTGACCACAATAACCGTGGAGGAAGAAGAGACTCTGGAAGAAGAGACGGAAACTTTGCCCCAAGACGCGAAGGCGGATTTAGAAGCGAAAGAAACTCTTCAAGAGACGGAGGTTCACGTGAAGGCGGATTCAGAAGCGACAGAAGCTCATCTTCAAGAAGAGAAGGCGGTTTCAGAAGCTCTGCTCCAAGAAATGAAGGTGGTTCAGATAGAGCTCCAAGACGTTCTGAAAACTTTGGCGATAGCTCAAGACCTAGAAGATCAAGAAGAGATTAA
- a CDS encoding glycoside hydrolase family 88 protein — MKAKFFTLIAALFLLGNQGYSQKGNSFNIKKQLDYCAEQASKTLKVIPNDGTSPRTVPNGSNEWKFVGYKDWTSGFWPGELWFLYEATKDKKWETEADKFTRFLTPLSVSKAADHDLGFQVFNSFGNGYRLTKNPEYKEIILKTADTLATLFNPKVGTIQSWPHNKMGGHNTIIDNMMNLELLFWASKNGGNKKLYDIAVKHAETTMANHFRPDNTSYHVVIYDFETGKKIKGRTAQGYSDDSMWARGQAWAIYGFTMTYRETKDVKFLDFAHKVARVYLDKLTTEDLVPYWDFNAPNIPNEPRDASAAAIVSSALLELSSYTKDKNLKAEYLTKAKKMIVSLSDNYQSRDVNSAFLLHSTGHKPAGSEIDCSINYADYYYLEALLRLQKLK, encoded by the coding sequence ATGAAGGCAAAATTTTTTACCCTGATTGCAGCTTTGTTTCTTTTAGGAAACCAAGGCTATTCTCAAAAAGGCAATTCGTTTAATATTAAAAAACAATTAGATTATTGCGCAGAACAAGCTTCAAAAACTTTAAAAGTGATACCTAATGATGGAACTTCTCCTAGAACAGTTCCGAACGGAAGCAATGAATGGAAATTTGTTGGCTATAAAGATTGGACTAGCGGATTCTGGCCAGGGGAATTATGGTTTTTGTACGAAGCAACGAAAGATAAAAAATGGGAAACAGAAGCCGATAAATTTACGCGTTTTTTGACGCCCTTATCAGTCAGTAAAGCCGCTGATCACGATTTAGGTTTTCAGGTTTTTAATAGTTTCGGAAACGGGTACAGATTGACAAAAAATCCTGAATACAAAGAAATAATATTAAAAACAGCCGATACATTGGCTACGCTTTTTAATCCGAAAGTGGGAACAATACAATCTTGGCCTCACAACAAAATGGGCGGCCATAATACGATTATAGATAATATGATGAATTTGGAGCTCTTGTTTTGGGCTTCAAAAAACGGAGGAAATAAAAAGCTTTATGATATTGCGGTAAAACACGCCGAAACCACAATGGCAAATCATTTTAGGCCAGATAATACTTCGTATCATGTTGTTATATATGATTTTGAAACTGGGAAAAAGATAAAAGGAAGAACAGCGCAAGGGTACAGTGACGACAGTATGTGGGCGAGAGGACAGGCGTGGGCGATTTACGGTTTTACGATGACCTACAGAGAGACAAAAGATGTTAAGTTTTTAGATTTTGCCCACAAAGTAGCGCGTGTTTATTTGGATAAATTAACTACTGAGGATTTGGTGCCGTATTGGGATTTTAATGCGCCTAATATCCCGAATGAACCTCGAGATGCTTCTGCTGCTGCTATTGTTTCGTCTGCACTTTTAGAATTAAGTTCGTACACAAAAGACAAGAATTTAAAAGCTGAATACTTGACAAAAGCCAAAAAGATGATCGTTTCGCTTTCTGATAACTATCAGAGCCGCGATGTGAATTCGGCTTTTTTGCTGCATTCTACAGGTCACAAACCAGCAGGAAGTGAGATTGATTGTTCTATAAATTACGCAGATTATTACTATCTTGAAGCACTTTTAAGACTTCAAAAACTAAAATAG
- a CDS encoding DUF4268 domain-containing protein translates to MYSKEESQRIKREFWVAFAEKYPRKWVLYDTKIKDFSFKFYVDNKKAQVLIDIEQRSDEKRIAYFEKLEALKNILEEEFIKDLVFEKNYTLESGKTISRIWVEKLGVGFSNKNTWDAIFDFFHENMHALEMFYLEYDEFIKDVEN, encoded by the coding sequence ATGTACAGCAAAGAAGAATCGCAAAGAATAAAAAGAGAATTTTGGGTAGCATTTGCCGAAAAATATCCGCGCAAATGGGTGCTTTATGATACAAAAATTAAAGATTTCTCTTTTAAGTTTTATGTTGACAATAAAAAGGCTCAGGTTTTAATTGACATTGAACAGCGAAGCGATGAAAAACGCATTGCTTATTTTGAAAAATTAGAAGCTTTAAAAAATATTCTAGAAGAAGAATTTATTAAAGATTTGGTTTTCGAAAAAAATTATACTCTTGAAAGCGGTAAAACCATCAGCAGAATTTGGGTTGAGAAACTTGGCGTTGGTTTCAGCAATAAAAACACCTGGGATGCTATTTTCGATTTTTTTCACGAAAATATGCACGCACTAGAAATGTTCTATTTAGAATATGATGAGTTTATTAAGGATGTGGAGAATTGA
- a CDS encoding aminoacyl-histidine dipeptidase — MSQEVRNLEPKALWNKFADLNAVPRPSKKEERVIEFMKNFGNSLGLETFEDEIRNVIIRKPATPGMENRKPIVMQGHLDMVHQKNADTVFDFDTQGIDMYIDGDWVRARGTTLGADNGLGVATIMAILESKDIPHPAIEALFTVDEETGMTGALNLKGGILQGQILLNLDTEEDDEIDIGCAGGIDVTATRTYHEEEVPEGSVGYTITVKGLNGGHSGMDIHKGLGNANKIMNRLLFDAFENFGLQIVEINGGSLRNAIPRESVAKVIISQMFDEAYVYDMQEIISDIKAEYKTTEPNLTIEIVKGELPEKVMDLGVQEGIIRAIYAAQNGVYRMSADMADLVETSNNIARVVIKDGEILVGCLTRSSVESSKFDLANSLRSAFELVGCEVELSGSYPGWTPNVNSEILEVLKGIYEKQNGEQPKVVACHAGLECGILGTNYPDMDMISFGPTIHGAHSPDERASISSAQKYWKFVLEILSNIPVKG; from the coding sequence ATGAGTCAAGAAGTAAGAAATCTGGAACCAAAAGCGCTTTGGAACAAATTTGCAGATTTGAATGCTGTTCCGCGTCCATCGAAGAAAGAGGAGCGCGTGATTGAGTTTATGAAGAACTTTGGAAACAGCTTAGGTTTAGAAACTTTCGAAGATGAAATCAGAAACGTAATCATTAGAAAACCGGCGACCCCTGGAATGGAAAACCGTAAGCCAATTGTAATGCAAGGGCATTTGGATATGGTGCATCAAAAAAATGCCGATACGGTTTTTGACTTTGATACACAAGGAATTGATATGTATATTGACGGTGACTGGGTTCGTGCTCGTGGCACAACACTGGGAGCTGATAACGGGTTAGGAGTGGCGACTATTATGGCTATTCTGGAGAGCAAAGATATTCCGCATCCTGCAATAGAGGCTTTGTTTACAGTTGATGAAGAAACAGGAATGACTGGTGCTTTAAACTTAAAAGGAGGAATCCTGCAAGGACAGATTTTATTAAATTTGGATACTGAAGAAGATGATGAAATTGATATCGGATGCGCTGGTGGAATTGACGTAACCGCTACAAGAACGTATCATGAAGAAGAAGTTCCTGAAGGTTCTGTTGGCTATACCATTACGGTAAAAGGTCTAAACGGTGGGCATTCGGGAATGGATATTCACAAAGGTTTAGGAAATGCAAATAAAATCATGAACCGTCTATTATTTGATGCATTTGAAAACTTTGGGTTGCAGATTGTTGAAATTAATGGAGGAAGTCTTAGAAACGCGATTCCGAGAGAAAGTGTTGCTAAGGTGATTATTTCTCAGATGTTTGACGAAGCTTATGTATATGATATGCAGGAAATCATTTCTGATATCAAAGCAGAATATAAAACAACTGAGCCGAACCTGACTATTGAAATCGTAAAAGGCGAGCTGCCTGAAAAAGTGATGGATTTAGGGGTTCAGGAAGGTATTATCAGAGCGATTTATGCTGCTCAGAATGGAGTGTATAGAATGAGTGCTGATATGGCTGATTTGGTTGAAACTTCAAATAATATTGCTCGTGTCGTTATTAAAGATGGCGAAATCTTAGTGGGCTGTTTAACACGTTCTTCTGTAGAATCTTCAAAATTTGATTTGGCAAATTCATTGCGTTCTGCCTTTGAATTGGTTGGATGCGAAGTGGAGCTTTCTGGTTCTTACCCGGGTTGGACTCCAAATGTAAATTCTGAAATATTAGAAGTCTTGAAAGGGATTTATGAGAAGCAAAACGGAGAACAGCCGAAAGTTGTAGCCTGTCACGCTGGTTTGGAATGCGGAATTTTAGGAACAAACTATCCTGATATGGATATGATTTCTTTTGGGCCAACTATTCACGGCGCTCACTCTCCAGACGAAAGAGCAAGTATTTCTTCTGCTCAGAAATATTGGAAATTTGTTTTAGAAATTCTTTCTAATATACCAGTTAAAGGATAG
- a CDS encoding NUDIX hydrolase yields MNFQDFLKYVPHIIPLELPAVASHLKMAPKERIEGLKNLDIEALNARMAGVMMLFYPKQEKTHLVLIVRNAYDGVHSAQIAFPGGKYEKEDLNFETTALRETHEEVGITRDKINIVKHFSPMYIPPSNFLVHPFLGIATEELSFYPDIREVAGIIELPLSVFLNDDIIIEARLSTSYGANILVPAFNIQNHIVWGATAMILSELRDVLKEAIVKEI; encoded by the coding sequence ATGAATTTTCAAGACTTTTTGAAATATGTTCCGCATATAATTCCACTAGAGCTGCCAGCGGTGGCTTCACATTTAAAAATGGCTCCTAAAGAGCGCATAGAGGGATTAAAAAATCTTGATATTGAAGCATTAAACGCCAGGATGGCAGGAGTGATGATGCTGTTTTATCCCAAACAGGAAAAAACACATCTGGTTTTGATTGTTAGAAATGCTTATGATGGAGTCCATTCAGCTCAGATTGCATTTCCGGGGGGCAAGTATGAAAAGGAAGATTTAAATTTTGAAACTACAGCGCTAAGAGAAACCCATGAAGAGGTTGGAATTACAAGAGATAAAATAAATATAGTTAAGCATTTTTCTCCAATGTATATTCCGCCAAGCAACTTTTTGGTGCACCCGTTCTTAGGAATTGCTACAGAAGAACTTTCCTTTTATCCCGATATAAGAGAAGTTGCTGGCATTATTGAATTGCCTTTGTCTGTTTTTTTAAATGACGATATTATTATCGAAGCCAGATTATCAACTTCTTATGGAGCAAACATTTTAGTGCCTGCCTTTAATATCCAGAATCATATTGTTTGGGGAGCCACGGCAATGATCTTGAGTGAATTGCGAGATGTCTTAAAAGAAGCAATTGTAAAAGAAATTTGA
- a CDS encoding lysophospholipid acyltransferase family protein yields the protein MGLFKRNPFGHILFIKKWLIRVLGAMTHKRYRGFNELQIEGSEIIKTLPDTNVLFISNHQTYFADVVAMFHVFNASLSGRQDTIKNIGYLWQPKMNIYYVAAKETMQAGLLPRILAYVGAITVERTWRSKGVDVTEKRDVNPNDTENIRIALEDGWVITFPQGTTKSFKPVRKGTAHIIKQHKPIVIPIVIDGFRRSFDKKGLRMKKKGILQSFIIKEPLDIDYENDTIEQIVEKVEYAIEQHPSFLKVIPAEEIKAQEELNKMRQWDY from the coding sequence ATGGGATTGTTTAAACGAAATCCTTTTGGGCATATATTATTCATCAAGAAATGGTTAATCCGAGTTCTAGGTGCAATGACTCATAAGAGATATAGAGGTTTTAATGAATTGCAGATTGAAGGATCTGAAATTATTAAAACGCTTCCAGATACTAATGTTTTATTTATCTCCAATCACCAGACTTATTTTGCGGACGTTGTAGCAATGTTTCATGTCTTTAATGCAAGTTTATCTGGACGCCAAGACACGATTAAGAACATTGGTTATTTGTGGCAACCAAAAATGAATATTTATTATGTGGCAGCCAAAGAGACTATGCAAGCAGGATTATTGCCAAGAATTTTGGCTTATGTAGGCGCAATTACAGTAGAGCGAACATGGCGTTCTAAAGGTGTTGACGTAACCGAAAAACGCGATGTAAATCCAAACGACACAGAAAATATCAGAATTGCTCTTGAAGATGGTTGGGTGATTACTTTCCCACAAGGAACAACTAAATCCTTCAAACCAGTTCGTAAAGGAACTGCTCATATTATCAAACAGCACAAACCAATCGTTATTCCTATTGTAATTGATGGTTTCAGAAGATCGTTCGACAAAAAAGGACTTCGAATGAAGAAAAAAGGAATCCTGCAATCTTTCATTATCAAAGAACCTCTTGATATTGATTATGAAAATGACACCATCGAACAAATCGTAGAAAAAGTAGAATACGCAATCGAACAGCATCCTTCATTTTTAAAAGTTATTCCAGCTGAAGAAATTAAAGCGCAAGAAGAACTCAATAAAATGAGACAATGGGACTATTAG
- a CDS encoding non-canonical purine NTP diphosphatase — MKLVFASNNKNKIAEIQSMLPESIKILSLEDINCFEDIPETADTIEGNAILKADYVTQRYGYDCFADDTGLEVNALNGEPGVYSARYAGEQKNADDNMNKLLEALKNEKNRSAQFKTVITLNLDGKQYLFTGIAKGEITLTKTGTNGFGYDPIFKPENFNETFAELPLATKNTIGHRGKAVKQLIDFLNNTK, encoded by the coding sequence ATGAAACTCGTTTTCGCTTCAAACAATAAAAACAAAATAGCCGAAATTCAAAGTATGCTTCCTGAAAGCATTAAAATATTAAGTTTAGAAGATATCAATTGTTTTGAAGACATTCCGGAAACGGCTGATACTATAGAAGGTAATGCAATTTTAAAAGCAGATTATGTGACCCAGAGATATGGTTATGATTGTTTTGCTGACGATACTGGTTTGGAAGTAAATGCTTTAAATGGCGAACCTGGGGTTTATTCTGCACGATATGCAGGCGAGCAAAAAAATGCAGATGATAATATGAATAAGCTTTTGGAGGCTTTAAAAAATGAAAAAAACCGCAGTGCCCAGTTCAAGACCGTTATCACTTTAAACCTTGATGGAAAACAATATTTATTTACCGGAATTGCAAAGGGAGAGATTACTTTAACCAAAACAGGAACAAACGGTTTTGGTTATGATCCGATTTTTAAACCTGAAAATTTTAACGAAACCTTTGCAGAACTGCCTTTAGCAACTAAAAACACTATAGGTCACCGCGGAAAAGCCGTTAAGCAACTCATTGATTTTCTGAACAACACAAAATAA
- a CDS encoding carboxypeptidase-like regulatory domain-containing protein gives MKYFAIFFFTLLANIGFAQDTQQPTVPQRVSGYVINDDSKQPLAGVNIINTNKVRGAKSDEKGYFEIDVQVNDTLHFSILGFQSLRIRVTNDWIKNKVTRIQLTEKAIALEEVVIAPFSLTGYLEIDSKLIPTKENYRYSISGLTQGYEAGEYAPNAFGKVLGSIFNPADMLYNFFGKNGKELKKLKEMKKDDTVRTLLESKYDRETVAVLLGISKDEIPEIMHRCNYSDSFIQTANDLQIMDAISACYEQYKVLKRN, from the coding sequence ATGAAATATTTCGCAATTTTCTTTTTTACACTTCTCGCTAACATTGGTTTTGCACAAGATACGCAGCAGCCAACAGTTCCTCAAAGAGTTTCAGGTTATGTTATTAACGACGACAGCAAACAGCCGCTTGCTGGAGTAAATATCATTAACACCAATAAAGTACGTGGTGCAAAATCTGACGAAAAAGGATATTTTGAAATTGACGTGCAAGTCAATGATACGCTTCACTTTTCTATCCTTGGATTCCAATCATTGAGAATTAGAGTTACAAATGACTGGATTAAAAATAAAGTAACCAGAATTCAACTTACCGAAAAAGCAATTGCTTTGGAAGAGGTTGTTATTGCTCCATTCTCTCTGACAGGATATCTTGAAATTGATTCTAAATTAATTCCAACAAAAGAAAATTATCGTTACAGCATTTCTGGACTTACACAAGGCTATGAAGCTGGAGAATATGCTCCCAATGCTTTTGGAAAAGTTCTTGGCTCGATTTTTAACCCCGCCGATATGCTCTATAATTTCTTCGGAAAAAATGGTAAAGAGCTAAAGAAGCTAAAGGAAATGAAAAAGGATGACACCGTCCGAACGCTTTTAGAGTCGAAATACGACCGCGAGACAGTTGCTGTATTATTAGGCATCAGCAAGGACGAAATCCCTGAAATTATGCATCGCTGCAACTATTCTGACTCTTTCATCCAAACTGCAAACGACCTTCAAATTATGGATGCCATCAGCGCTTGTTACGAACAATACAAAGTTTTAAAACGAAACTAA